GAAGAGGTTGATGCCCGGGGGCGGTGGCGCGAACTCGGCGAGGAAGTCGAAGTCGCTGTTGCGCTCGTCCCAGTCCGGCCTGAGCGCGCTGCCGAAGACGCGGAGTCGCGCGACGCCATAACGGAGGCAGAGCGCCTCGATCTCCCTCTGCTTCGATTCCAGCAGCTCAAGCGGACCCATGGTCAGATGTCCGCCGATCGCCTGCCGGTCACCCGGCCAGGCCAACGACCCTCACCCGCCCGGCACACCCTGGGCGGGTCCCATCGTAGGCGCAGATCACTCATCGCCCGCATCCATGGGGCGGACGACGGACTCGATGAAGGCGATCTCGTCGCCGGTGAGGCCGTACCGCTCGTACAGGGCCTGGTCCGTCCAGCGCCTCGTCCATTCCTGGGTTGGCACGAAGGCGTAGACCTTGCGTGTCGTGTCCTGGGATGGCTTGTGCAGTAGAATCAGGAGGCGAGTGAGACGACAGCAAAGGTAGGACAGGACGCTCTCGGCCTGGCTCCTCGAGTCGAGCGGGCCGATGCACAGATAGGTCTCCGAGGAGATCGTGCCGGGCTCGCCCACGAACGGGGTGCTGAGGATGCGGTGCGGGTACGTGTCCCGGTTGCCGGTCCCGGGAGCAGCCCGGCCGACATACACCTTCCAACTGTCGATGAGGTCAGCACCGGTCGCTATCGCGCTCCTGGCGATATACCCCGTGCCGCCGTTCTGGTAGACCCGAACGTCCTCGGCGCCGCCTGCAGCCTTGCCCTGGAACTGCGTATCTAGGCCGAACGGCTTTCTGGAGCTCACCAGCCGGTCGAAACGCTTGCCTCCCGGCAGCGAGAGCGAATCGCGTTGCCCGCTCTCGACCGCAACGACCTTCCTGAGAATCGACAGCCCCTGATTGAAGCGGATGAAGACGTCGACGCCCTCTTCGCGAAGCGGGCGGACCGCCATCGAGACAGGCCGGTCCTGGAAATGCGTGCGGACGCGACACGGCCCGGGGTTGTCTCGGTCCCAGAGGAAGTAGCATACGCCGCCCTTGAGGCCGACCCCCGGAAAGACGTCCGACGCGCTGAGGAAGTCGTCGATCGAGCGCAGGCGATCGTCGGCGAGCATCGCCTCCCGGAACTCGTCCAGCCCCTTGCCGCCAGCGAACCAGCGCGCAGGGATGATCATGGTCAGCAGGCGCGGGTTGAGCTTCTTCGCCTGCTCCACGAACTTGTGGTAGATGGGCGCGGCGCTCGTGCCGTAGCCGCCGTCGTCCAACTGGTACGGCGGATTGCCGACAATCACGTCGAATCGCATGTCGCCTCCAAACAAGCCGGCCAACCGGGTGCGGATGCCTTCGGTGTGAATGAAGGTATAGGCATGCGTCTCAAGCTGCCCGCCACGGTCGAGCGACTGCCGGCTTGCGCCGCAATGCGCGCACCGGCCGTGCTGCCACGTATGCTCCACGCGACGGAACCGGATGTTGCCCTCCGCGTCGTCGAAGGCGTCGCAGACTGAGTACTTCCCGTTGGCTGTCTTGGAGCAGTAGACCGACCGCCGGGAGAGCAGGGCCGTCAGCGCGGTGATGGCCAGACCGTGGAGCTGGTTGCGGAAGATGTGGTTCAGGCGCTCCTGGCGGTCCGGAATCGGCTCTCGCAGCCCGGCCTCCAGCCGCCGGGCGATCTCCCGCAGGAACACGCCGGACTTGCACGCCGGGTCGAGGAAGCGCGCGTTCGGGTCGGACCACAGGTCGGCGGGAAGCAGGTCCAGCATCCGGTTGGCGACGCCGGGTGGCGTGAACACCTCGTCGCTGCTCAGGTTGGCCAGGCAGTTGAGGATGTCCGGGTTATGCTGCGGACTCGTCGGCATCGGCGACCCTCAGGTAGTGGGTCAGGGGGAACTCGCGCACCGGTTCCGGGATGAACGCGGGATCTCCCCGGTCGGACGTCAGCCTGTCGCGCGGGCCGTCGAACAGGCAGTCGGTCGCGGACCGCTCCGGGCGCATCAGCTCGCGGAAGATGAAGTCCCTGCGCCGGATCCGGGTGCCGTTCACGGGCGTCCACTCGGCAAACACGATCGGCGCCGGTTCCGGGCCCACGGTCTGGAGGGTGAGCGCGTCGCCCCAGACGATGTTGCGCTCCAGCACGAACCGCGCGGCCCGCAGGCAGTCCTCGCGCGCATGCTTGCCGAACACGGCGCGGTACTCGCACTCCAGGATGGAGTACAGCCGCCCCCGGCAGCGGGATACGTTGTCCTCTTGAATGTCGATCCCGTACAGCGACCCGACCGCGACGATCGCGTTGCGCTCATACTCTGGCCGGGACCGACGGTAGCGCCTCCGGATGACCGCGAGCTTGCGCGCGAGGACCTCGGCCAGGAAGTTGCCGTCGCCGCAGGCAGGCTCGAGGAACCTCGACTCGACGCGCTCAGTCTCCTGCCGCACGAGGTCCAGCATCGCGCTCACCTCGCGCGTGCCCGTCAGAACCTCGCCGTAGCGAGCGACCCTCTCTCTTGAGCGTATCTGTGCGCTGTCCGTCATCACCGTGCCACGCGCCGGCGGCGGGGCCTCCGC
This is a stretch of genomic DNA from Chthonomonadales bacterium. It encodes these proteins:
- a CDS encoding nucleotidyltransferase domain-containing protein; translated protein: MGPLELLESKQREIEALCLRYGVARLRVFGSALRPDWDERNSDFDFLAEFAPPPPGINLFDQQFGLQVDLERLLGRPVDIVDWAAARKPLFRQVAAAQAKEIYAA
- a CDS encoding Eco57I restriction-modification methylase domain-containing protein, with protein sequence MPTSPQHNPDILNCLANLSSDEVFTPPGVANRMLDLLPADLWSDPNARFLDPACKSGVFLREIARRLEAGLREPIPDRQERLNHIFRNQLHGLAITALTALLSRRSVYCSKTANGKYSVCDAFDDAEGNIRFRRVEHTWQHGRCAHCGASRQSLDRGGQLETHAYTFIHTEGIRTRLAGLFGGDMRFDVIVGNPPYQLDDGGYGTSAAPIYHKFVEQAKKLNPRLLTMIIPARWFAGGKGLDEFREAMLADDRLRSIDDFLSASDVFPGVGLKGGVCYFLWDRDNPGPCRVRTHFQDRPVSMAVRPLREEGVDVFIRFNQGLSILRKVVAVESGQRDSLSLPGGKRFDRLVSSRKPFGLDTQFQGKAAGGAEDVRVYQNGGTGYIARSAIATGADLIDSWKVYVGRAAPGTGNRDTYPHRILSTPFVGEPGTISSETYLCIGPLDSRSQAESVLSYLCCRLTRLLILLHKPSQDTTRKVYAFVPTQEWTRRWTDQALYERYGLTGDEIAFIESVVRPMDAGDE
- a CDS encoding SAM-dependent DNA methyltransferase, giving the protein MTDSAQIRSRERVARYGEVLTGTREVSAMLDLVRQETERVESRFLEPACGDGNFLAEVLARKLAVIRRRYRRSRPEYERNAIVAVGSLYGIDIQEDNVSRCRGRLYSILECEYRAVFGKHAREDCLRAARFVLERNIVWGDALTLQTVGPEPAPIVFAEWTPVNGTRIRRRDFIFRELMRPERSATDCLFDGPRDRLTSDRGDPAFIPEPVREFPLTHYLRVADADESAA